In Tachypleus tridentatus isolate NWPU-2018 chromosome 3, ASM421037v1, whole genome shotgun sequence, the sequence GCTCTTACAAAGATAAGAAAAAACAGGATGTGGACTGTACATATTTCTATATCGAAAATGGAAGCCTCGGAAGTGGCCCTGGAACATTACAGGGTTGTAGTAAACCATGGGTGAACTAACTCACGTGACTTCGAGCCATCCATAAAAGTAAGCATGAGAAAGAAATAGGTCCAGAGGTGATCAGCAAAACAAGTATGTATTCCCAATAATgaatttcaaatttctttatGGGACTCAAGGACAAGATAAAAATAGTAACAAGCCATCTATTTTCAAAAAGGTATGTATGGTTAATATATTTTTGACACCAAGAAGACTGTTAACCAAGTAttacaaagttaaatataattatgaacGCTTTTCATGCTCAAAAATTATTCCTTATGAGATTTCTGCAAGAAatcattaacccttaaacagcagctaTCATTAATTGATGTTGCTAGTGTAACATTCCCGCTGTTAAGGATTAATAGTTTATTCTACTGTGAATGAAATAGTGCTTGATTAAGTAACTGTATCTGATATAATATCAAGTTAATTTATAAGACAACTTCAATTATTccagttatttaaaacaaatccaGATTTTGGTTCAAAATCAAGTATACATCACAAATTAAAGCTTTGGATAATccattttgtgtttctttctttaaagttaagcacaaagctacacgatgggctatctgtgctctgcaaaccacgagtatcaaaacccggtttttagcgttgcaagtccgcagacatgccgctgtgctacttggGGCTAATAGCCCCTTCTGTATCATTCTCTTTAattataagcaaacaaacaaaaataagtttatcttacattttatttgtttattcaataacttTCCAAATAACTTGTTTGGCCACAATCCAAAGAATTTTGGTAATATTGGAGTTCAAGTAAATAGGCTTACTTTAACTTATTTCAGTGGCTAATTCAAAATATCAGTATCTAAGGTTAAGTAAATAAGAAACACTGTcattaaaatcataataaaattgttattatatttatttccgaAAAACACAATACTACGTTTATTTTCCATGTTCTGAATAATGTGATAACGTTTTAAATGACtcaactaaattatttattaaaataataaagatgatGATACACTAACGATGCGATATACAGAAATTATACCCTCAGGAAGTCAcccagtgtttgtttttttaatggactttttACACTACATAAGAAATGACGTCAATTAAGACCTTCAGTTTAATACCCAGTCATTGAGTCAATGAGATCAATTGAGCCTGTAGAGTAATGTCGTAGGTTAAAGTTGGATTTAACACGCACTACTGCCATAAATATTAGCAGCAAGACAGACGTCGATATTACAAATAACCGTATGTAAAATTCTAGGTTCAAAAACGACATATAGAATTAGTTATGCTTATGGCAAAGCTACGAATATTTAAAATGCTGAACTACTGATCACAAAGGTCTGCAGTCAGCTACACTATAACAACATGGAgttgatcttcgctgttaaaactATAGCATAAAGTGCAGGCAACACTTTGCAGTTGCGAACCCAGTTCGCCAGCTACGTAATCTAGCTTAACCAAAAGTCGAACCTGCATTATGAAGGGGAGACAATGAAATCACTTAACACTTTTCGtttacctttgtttttttttattaataataactttcatTCAGTTAGCTACGCACTTGttagatgaaaattaaaaatcagCTTTCTCGTGagtatagaaaattatactttttcagTTACAGAGATTGGAATACATGTTTTCATTAGTTTGATGCCCTCGCAGATGACGGTATTTCCGGTCTTCATAGCAGTTTTAGAATTTTGTTgccaatatttatttttccttcctAAATGATTTTTAAGTTATGTTATTAACAGTAATTGGTACATTTCTTAAAATCATTTATGAACatcacattagtttataatattattgaaatttattttaagattaccCAGACAACAGTTTTATTTCGTAAAGTGAAAATTCTCTCAGATCATTTTACTGAAGAGACTTCCTACCTCTTTGGAAGAAAAAAcgagaatttaatattttttacaagaaggattttgtttgttttttgagtttcgcacaaatttacacgagtgctatctgtccctcaattagcagtgtaaggctagaggtaaggcaactagtcatcaccaaccaccgccaattcttgggctactcttttaccaatgaatagtgcgattgaccgtaccattataacacccccacggctaaaagggcatatttagtgtgacggggattcgaattcatGGCCCTCGGGTTACGAGCGAGTGCTTTAAACACTTAGCCATGTCGTGCCTACAAGGAAAAACGATAACCATATTACAGCACGTATTCGAAGCAGCGTGCAAGTCTACTAATACCGTGTAATGTTGAAGTACGGAGAATAATGGCAGTGAGGAACGGTTTCTTTGAAGACACTAAGCCTCCAGAAACCACTTTTCTTATACACATCGACCCTGAATGTGCTATTTAAACAACACACAACAAAACCACCAGCCTATAATAATTCATCTATGACAACATTGATCGTTTAATATACTCTAAACATAACCCATAAGTTGGTTCcttgataaaaaattaaatggacATAAAGATACTGAACTTTCGCATACGAAGTCGTGTGGAAAGTCAATAGAAAATGACGTGATCACGTAAAGAAGAAAATGTTCAAGAGGTCTTGGACTAAACAGATCTGTAGgaaacttgtatttaaaaaaacaactaaagaataaaatgtaGCTTATAAATGTTAGTGTCAAAGTTAATGACATCAGacgttatattttaaacagaacCTTTCTTCTCATTTACTTTAACTAGTTTAGTCTTGATTAAATTACAGTAGcagtttcactttgtttttttaccaacACTTCATTTTTTCAAGTAGTATATACTGCATGGGTTTTTAAGATTTACATGTGGCAAGACAGGTGGACTGTTAGAGGTAACACTTAAAGATGTAAatagttgttaatattatttttcaacaacATTTGCACACTCAAATGTTCTATGTTCATAGCATCCCATCTAAAACTCTGAACATTTTGATCCACTAATCACAATAAAACATCAATCTTGATAGCAATAAGACAACGAAACATCACCATTGCAACGGAAACTTTCAGTTACCGTTCGTTTACAGTTCTAACAATTATTCAAAAGGCAAATTACTAGTGCAGTGAGTAACTGAAGATGAACCTTTTCTATTAGATCACAGAATGTTTTTTGCTTGGACCTAGTAGCTGTTACTGAATAACAAAGTCACAGATGATACTTGATAATGAAAGTTGCTAAGTTGCAAACTACTCAATAAGCACTGTTCAGAAATTCCTTTTATCGTATGGGAGACCTTTAGAACTTACATTTGGGCAAAACGATTTCATTCATCAATACAAAGAAAATCTGATTCGTTATCTGCTACTGTAATTTGTTTCTAAGGCCCAAATAATGTTTTcaacacaagtttttttttcttttttataattatgaaattcATAGGACCATTAGAATACTCAATATTTACTAACTTTAAATCAgccttttatttgtatatatacatataaacgaGATTTCAACAGCAAGTGACAATCTTTGAATATTAAAGGCTAAGAATAATCATTTCTCAAAGACTAGGAACAAAGGAAAGAATTACTGTCTTTTCATTATGCCATTGTGgcagttttagtttttgttaaaaacatttttttaaataattgttttctgtTTCACTGAGTAGTAACCAATTAATTGctatataattttgtgaaaataccaATAGTTTAAACACTTACACTTATTTCAGACTTTCAAAAGGTTGTTTAgtgatattttgttctttataacaaaaagATCACAGACCACaaatactttgttagaaagattTATTTCATAAACAGAGCTTTTctcaacattttacttttattgttactgAGGAGCCCTTCCTCGGCCAAAACCACCTCTctgcaaagaaacaaaaagaattaTAATGAATGGTTTATATCTGGGGACTTAAAAATTACTCTTTAGCTTTTCTTcataaacaatcaaataatgaCAACAGCAGGATATGTTTTTCAAAACACCAGGTGTCAAATCAATAgagaaaactaaacaatcatgaGTATGTGTTCCTTGAttagtaaaataataagtaaacttTGAAGCAAAATTAAAATGACACAAAAAGCTAACAAAAGTACAAGAATCTAATGAACACATTAAAATACCATTCAGTTTACaacaaatattctttaatttatttacctttaCTTAAAACACTGTCTACACCTACCAGTTTACATGACAAGCctcttttttatgttaaatgtacagttggtaaaacacaagttttgtttactttgcatattcaaaaacaaaataacatccacacaacaaaaataaatttaggaATGGTGTGATGTTTCTAGtcatttttattagaatattagTCATGACTAAAGTTGGGTGATTAGTGAACTATGAATGTGCTAACATATTACATTTGACCAATCTGTTTACTGGGTGGGAAGTTAACACAAATAATGATTATTCTCACAAgaagacaaacaatttttaatgtcaAAACATGGTTTCAATATCCATTGTAAGTGGATATGCAGAGTTAAATATACAGAGTAACTACACACCCCTAGtcaatacaattatatatatacacacaaggcATAAAGATACATAGTGTTTTTTAAGAGCTGCATCCTACCAGATATATGTTGTaataacagacaaaaaaaaacttcagaaaaAATAGAGCAAATAATTTAGAGCAGAAATTTGTTTTATACCAGTTTTTTAGAAAAATTAGATAATGAAAGATaactaataatatttgaaaattcttattaaattaaaaaacattaatccAGGGTACCACAACAAACATATGTTCGCATACCGATATTTTCAATGTTCATAATATCTTTTAGTGATGTCATATCCATGTGCCTGTCGTAACTTAAGTACCAACACAAGCTTCTTCATTCTTCAAATTTAGCTATGTTGATATTTGGATGCAGGGTTTCCTTTAGGTTTGTTTGCAGGTTTGTATATAATTTTCCTAATAAATATGTCTAGAAATAAGGAGGGGAAGGAAATTCTACCAATTTTTCAGAGAGTGATGTTAAACATTTTGCCTGATGGTTTTTAATTCtcataaaaaaactaaacaaggGCTAATCTTAACTAAGAAGATTAGAAGAACACCCAGAGCAGATAGAAGGGTATTTTTAATCATGGGACTTTTCTTGTTGATATCATAACTGACAATCAAGTTAAAAAGAGAACTGTTTTAACATGTTGACAAGCTACTATTAAAATAGTCATGGTTGgcaaatataatttgtaatacatGCACAAAATTCATACTTTAACTACCAGTGTTTATTAAGAATTAGATTACACCAAACCACTTGTTAAGAGAGAGAGAAGCACTAattatattaactgtttacaaTGTCTACTTGATGCGTACCTGTAACATTTGTAACTAAAAGAATTGCTATTGGACAAAAATTTCACTTGAATAAATGAAGATTATATTTCCTAGACTTAACCTTCTGATTATAAGGAGACAAAGTGGGCATaaccttctctttttttttcttctttaatatgCTTAGCATGAAAACCCaagtttataattcaaactttcatattttccaagttttaattcttaatttcaaaagggAATATTTATACAAGCTCCTGGTATTGAACTCCATGTCATGCAATTTATCTACCACTCTGATTTCTCCCCTTGTGTTTCAGTGTCAAATGAATTAAATACACACACTAAGGATATTGACAATccagaatataaaatttaaatatcagtcACCCTGCTTCAACTATATACCTTTGCAAAATCAATAGCACAACCTATTTCCATATCTTTCAAGATATGTCTGTTATTCTCTCACATTGCTACTGGACATGTTTATTTTCTATTGGCTCTCATAGCCAGTAACCTGAAAATAAATCTTGAAATCTGTTGAGAAAAACACAACCACTCTAAGaagtaaaagaatttttaaaCCTATTTACAGTACAATAGAAACATACTtgaatttattactttttgaacattttattctaatgtttgatatattgtttgtgttataaaatgtatttgaaaacaaaatcaattatATATTCTATGGACAACCAAATAAGTTTAAATACTTACAAATTCCATTTTGGAATCAGCCCCAACTCCCACATCTCCTTTCTTATCAGGTGCccctacaaataaaaatatatctgtgaAAATACCACTGTCTATAAAGTTTTGGCTGTGTATACTTCTTTTGATAAAGAACTGAGAATTTTAAATCATGGATAATCAATTTCCAcctttaattaaatacatttatttgggaatatatttttttattgtgaaagaTTTTTAGAGAACTTTTTATAAGGCTATACAAAATCAATAGCAACTGCTCACCAACAAATTAAAACTAGTTGTTCCCAGACACAAAATGTGTGGAAACCCATTTTCTGAAACttattacatacatttatttgcAAATAAAACTTGCAGCATTTTTTTACAACTGAGAGACAAGAATAAAGTCATGGCAACTTGAAAGACAGAATGGTAACCTTAGAATTTCATTGACAAGTTTTGGTTGATAATGACTCAaagatttgttaataaaataacagaagtgCCACTCACAGAAAAGAATGACAGTTGTGAGAAGGAATGTGGATTCATAAAAATTCATACTGCTAAGTATCTGCAACCCCCATCATTAAAATATTCCCACTCTGCTTATCAATACAGGAGGGTAAAATagcaaactattatattttgcaCATATATCTTACcagtattttaaaaagtaactttctATAACATAAATCAATGTCATTAATTTCCCTATATTAGGATACCTGAGAGTAACCatgaatatatattaaagataaaatgaaggtcaaaagatataaaaacacacactacAAACTTAGGTATGAATCTTTATTTTGGCAGCTCCACAAACCAAGCAATCAATCAAAAAATTGAATATACAAGGTGAGACAAAAGATATGTAGTTGATAATTTATGGTTGGCACTACTGAAGTTATTACCAGGATAACTAAAAACCATTTCATTATCGATTGTTTCAGAGAAAGTCAGAAACTAAAGTCTGTTCTAAATGAAACAAATGTAGAGCACTTTTGTCCCTGTAGAAAGTAGAACTCTtatcttaaaaattatataaccaGATTTAACACAAGTTTTAACCTCCTATCTTCATATTTCATCTGTTGAGatagattttaaaacttttccaaaacaatttttttagactttataacaaaaaaactgaaatataaatactactttttaatatttttggaatcTATTGCATTTTTTCTTCCATGAAAAGACATTATGTAAGCCTTAATCAATTTAAAAAGCATGGTAGCAAAGACAAAATTCAGTTATTAGAATgtttacttattaaatattattatgtgtatcATATCCAAAAAATGCACACAAGATTTATTGAAAGCAATACATACTTATTTCAATCAAGAACACTGTTTGGAAAATTAGTCACCTAGTCTGACCTAACAACACTAAAAAATCAGGTCTTAAGTCAATCGTAAATTTGTCAGTTTAAGGTTTTTTTTGAAGAATTATAACAAAGTGATAATGACTACAAAACAAATGTGTTAATGAAAATTTATCAAATTCACTGGATAAGGTgcaactttaataataaaaagaattcCACAATGAAATGAATTGCTTCAATTCTTTCAGCACTGGCTCTGAAACCAACCTCAAAACCATTTAGTGCTTGTTACAATTTTCATAACTTAAATTTGTTAGCATATGTTCGTGAAATTTGGCaggttatcagtaaacattacaagactttcatgctaaaaatatcagattagtttttattttgtcttaaagGTTTGTTAAGTTGTGTTTTCAAATATCTTTTCTTTTACAGATGTTGCTTATTCAATGTGcaaactaattttcattttaagattaaacttTTATGAATAAGAAAATTTTGAATGTCACATGTGAAAACTATATAAtgtccagataattatcaaatgtttcttaacagaaaaactacattttatcttttacttttgaCTAATGAATCTACATGGTTCAGTTGATTTGATTAATATTATGACACCATGAAACAAAATTAtggaataaatataaactatgccTTTTTCATTCTTAAATGACTACAaactaaacatgaaaacaaatgtCTGAAATAACCCCTTCACAATGAATCACTGTCATTGTCATCACATTTGTCAACttgcattcagaattttatttaactactattttataaatttctgtcAATATGTATGGaacaaattgtagattataattcacagtttaatattatttacgagttaatttcttaacttaaaataaatattaaaagaacccacctaaatatagattttagtgagtcatgtggtatactgaatgcagcactggttaaatgtagatgtttgtgatgtcaaaatacaaagtttatagctttatacaaattaggaactcaaattaataatattgacaagctagaatataaataagaacctcatatctttttatattgctgagatatggctcacgtactgaatcaaacatagtggGCCTCTTTCCATTTGTGAAAATGGTCCCTCGTATACACTTACATCAATAAACGACAACTAATTGACAACTTAAAATGTCCACTAGTGGTTTTcccagccattttaatctgtgaaaaggatACCACATTCTTCTGAATAAAGATTAAGAAGTTGCattttagtctgctcaaagtttcacattttctaatatctaaatacatcttagttactgagcttaataaattatgatggaattctgtggtatcagtatagttatttatggtATCTTGTTTActcaactgtatatgtaaaacctaaaaaaaaaaattgatattttccacactcaaaattttaaaaggcttagcagcctatgtccagcaacaacctAGTACAAAGATCATGACAAGAAAAGGattttttgctttatttcttgatttatgtattaagaaaaataagtttaataatttatttctaaatactaatactctatatacatacaaatataatgtatagtaattgaaatgtgattgtatattacaaaatactagaccactaaaacacaaccaagacagggaagacttttggtcagttttatattactggatacataacaagtgtacatacactgcatcaatgcaagttatgtgaCTGGatgatcaatataataaaaaataataaatatacatgtcaatatataacattatgagacttaagctacttgaATTAAACATTTGCatgttcatgttataatatgtagttattttagaacaaaaaaagcataatttatatttatctccAAGTTTATGATGGTTATAAGGTTGGTCAAATGACATACCCTACATAGAGTatagagaataaaatataaaatcttactaaaaacaagcctttaaaacattttagaaattacaaaatattcaaggTATTAGGGACtaagaatagttttttatttattcataacatgaaatcacattGTATGCAGACTAGTAACaaaagactattttcacaaacatatatttagtaaaaatatttcattaaaatctaattttttgtatacaaaatacttgtaatcttcacTCAGCCTATAAAATTTtgaagatatacatacatacaaagtgACTTGTAAGCTGAAACTTCACACATGGAtgtgaaaagaatattttttaggCTTCATATATACACCTGAataccaaaaatcataaattgctACATTAATCCATTATAATTTaccaagtttagtaactaagctgtatttttgctttaaaaaaaatgaaatttcaaacaggCTAATGGCTCAACTTACCAGAATAAAGATTTGTCTTAAAGGAAGAAAAGACtccattatatttgaaaatggctgagaaagccactaATGGGGAATTCTGAGCTTCTGACTAGTTATTCACGTAAGATACAGAAGCGTATATAAGGGAATGTTCCAAAATTGGAAAGAGATGAGCTGGACCACTGAATTTTATTCAGTACATGAGCAATACctcagcaaacagaaaagataaaacattttatactgtAATTTGTCATTAGCATTttatttgagttcctaatttgtataaagCTAACGACAGTATTTTAACACcagaaacatctaatttgaaccagtaaTGCATTAAGCATACCACAATGCACAAAAATCAATCTTCAGgtgttttttcaatatttatttttaagaaattatataatatgaaaatttgaattacaatttacagttttatatcaaactcaatgacaaattcataaaattttgaatgtgtcTCAACAAATGCAGTGACATGATCTTTTCCTATCTGAAAAGGTTAAAgtaaaaaacattgaaaactgTATAAgaagaaactttataaaaatattaagttatacgaGTTCTTAAAGCCAAAACGATATATTTAGCAGGTTCATCTTAAGTTTCATGAAAGTTGAATGGGAAAAAAATTAAGGGGTGTGCAGTACACACttcaattaaaaattttttttacccAAAATGTTTCTCTCTCTACAGGTCTTAGAAAGATCCATACAAATTAAATTGATGTATtagtttagtaaatattttttcattaaatcttATCATtccatataatatataatatttacaagaaattaaaaaaattgaaacactGATACTATCAAACAATTACTTACCAGGACCACGACGATAACTTTCTCTATCAGCCTGTGGTCGAGGAGTTTGTTCAGCTGGACCTGATGagttaaaaagtaacatttaatgaaaatataaatcacattcacttttaaaacaagtcttatttcaaaatttctcAAAAACAATACTCGGAATTATCCTACATATATAATAGATAAAAAGtgataacagaaaatatttcatgtattcTGAAATGCAGAATGGTGTTTGACATTTTAAATGGAACCTGTTTAACTGAACACAAAATCACACAATATTTCACTATAATGACACAAAAAAATTAGAATTccaatatatatagtattttttttacacttaggGCAAAATCCAACTGGTATCAAACGTACAAAAATATGCACTCTGTTCAGaatttacattacaaaaatatatcaatgaCTAAAAATTGCAGTTTGTGGTTTACCTAAtgtacagagaacaaaaacaacataatattaaaagtactttgCCTCTGATGAGCAATATAAGTTTCCATATGAAGTGTACAGCAGGTTTtcaactaaattttgttttaacatacttCCATAGAGGGAATTTATTAATACCAGAATTAATAAGAGCTTTATTAAAATAGGTAcagtttaaattttcttatttctGCTAAAGGTGCCACAGATAATTATTGAGAAGGTTTGAAACTTAAAATCTCCCTCTCCTAAAAACACCACTGTAAATCcagaataaacattaaatttgaaaaGATTACAGTGTAATATATTATAGGAATTCTACCTTTGGGCCTCTGTCTTGCTGTTTCTGGTCGTGGCTGGCGTTTAAGAGTAGAGGGTACAATTTCTGGTGGCAAGTGGAGGAAATCTCGAAGATACTGAATTCCTTCATTAGTAAGATACCAGTAATAATGTTGCCATGCAAACTGCTCCTTTACATATCCACGGGATTTTAGTGACTGGAGAGCTTTAATGACTTGAAGATTTGGAACAGTTTCAAGCTCTGGATGTTTGGGAGCATGAAAATCTTTTTTTGCTACCAAGACACCTTCTTTGAAGAGATATTCATAAATTGCAACACGATTCTTTTTAGGAATCAACATTATGGCTGAGGAGAGAAAAAAGCAGCTTAtaaatttaaata encodes:
- the LOC143247402 gene encoding small ribosomal subunit protein eS10-like translates to MLIPKKNRVAIYEYLFKEGVLVAKKDFHAPKHPELETVPNLQVIKALQSLKSRGYVKEQFAWQHYYWYLTNEGIQYLRDFLHLPPEIVPSTLKRQPRPETARQRPKGPAEQTPRPQADRESYRRGPGAPDKKGDVGVGADSKMEFRGGFGRGRAPQ